The sequence GACTAGCACAGAACGTGCTGGCGCAGATCAGCGATCGGCATTGCGCACTGCCGGAATCAAGCAAAGTCGCAGCGGGGATGGGGACAGACGCTTAGACTGCTTCTGGGCATTTGGCCGCGTTCTTCTTTGTGGTATATCGCCGCGTGCCCCAGATGgcagagaggaaaaggcgaAAAGGAGAGACAGAAGCGCGGCATGACACTatgatgacgaggactgTGTGGGTGCAAGGGAAAATCTTGATTTCTGTTTGCTGTCTTTTTGTTGTGGTTGTTGCAGAGTTGATATGTTGAATTTGATACACTCCATCAGTGCTATCAAGTGTGTGGCACATGCGCTGCTCAGCCGAGGCATTTGCATCTGCTTGGCAGAGGATTGTCCGCGGATTCTAGCCAATGGGCCACGCAGATAGACGAGATCGTTGGTTGGTGCCCTGCCCAAGTAGGCGATTACTAGGCCGATGTTCAGCCACATCCGCAGCCAAACGTGCGATGAAGATATTGCACGGAGTAGCCCGACGCCTCTGATGGACTACTGTAAGTATACCTATACTAGTACTACAGCCTACTATAGGTACTATACTCGACAAGCCTGGTGGCCTACAATCTTCAGGAGACGACTGCTCCAGAATAAGAGACGACTAGCCAAGAGAGGCAAGAACGCAGAAGTCGCTTAGAGAAAGAATGAagtttttttgcctttgcttGAGTGAGCCGGAAAATTAGGCCATGgtacttaatttaaaaagtgaaagaagaaaaaaaccgtTAATGACATTACCCATGCTTGTTGTGCCCGCAGCCCCTTACACTTAAATATGCCGGACCCAAGAGTCGTAAATGCCCTAGTACATGTACTCGTTTGCGCCAATAGCCCATCTGCCAACATCCAACACAGTAGTATTTTAACATAATATCCCGAACCCATATTGCCCTTCTGCAGGAACGGGAAATTGCCCGCAACCTGTCAAAAATCCTtcggccaaaaaaaaaaaaagaaaaaatagtattagtCGTcggacatttttttttttctaaataCCAAAATATTAAATCGCTCGCTCGTAACATATAATTTTAAGCCACAGGGGGCCAATCACAGTCACGCCTTGGCCTGCTTCCCGAGCAGCAGCGGTTCTGTGCCGCAGCCCAGCGTCTTGCGGTACAGCCAGGACGCAAAAGTCACGCTCGGCGTGTCCACCCATCTGGTGACCGcatccgccagcgccagagtcAGGGGCAGCAATATCAAGTTCGGCACTAGGAACGAAACTTCTAGCCCCAGCGGGCCGGACTTTGGGAGGTAGAGCTTGTCCACCCAATGTGGAATGTGCCGCAGGTGCTCATCCGTCTTCCAGCCGGCGGCAGCGTAGAGTCGGTCGCCCAGAATCGTCAGCACTGGGCCGTGGACCATGTACAGTGCAAAGGAAATGCGGCCCAGGTACTGGCAGAAGCGAGTCTCGAAGAATCTCTTCAGCCAGGCGATGCGCGGGATGGCCGCGACCAGGAAGGAGGCCGCTATCCAGAGATAGAACCACTTGTAGTCGAAAACTGCCTGGGGCTTGAACCAGCCCAAGTAGTACCAGCCACGGCTCTTCCGCAGGTTCTCGACGTCCGAATTCTCGCCAGGGATGCCGCCCaggaagaggctgaagacgAGAAGGTGGTACCAGATGAAGTCCTTGTAGGGCTCGAGGCGATACAGAAACAGCGGAAGGTCAtccttcttcgccaagaGGTCCAGATCGCAGAGCAACATGCCTGTGCAGAACATGGCGAAGTGAGCGCCGTCTGCGACGAACATGAAGTAGTATATCAAGGCCACCTCGCACCACAGCCGGGCATTTTTGGAACATCGGGACAAGGCCAGCTGCGATGCGTAGATTACCATGGAGCCTCTGAATTCGACCGGGATAGACCACAGGTGGCCGTTGTAGCTGAGCCAGGGGACGCCTCCTTCTTTGAAGACAAAGGTGAAGTTCTTAAACTCAAGGTAAAAGGACCAGACTTCATCAGTCCAGCTTCCTGCCTTTGTTTTACCATCCACCCACAAGCCAAACATGTGCCACGACGTTATATATACAAGGATGACGGCGATTATTGGCAAGTAGAGTCGCGGCGCCCGTCTAAAGAAGGCTGATGCAAGATTGTCGCCCAGCTTTGTAACTTCACCGGCCTGCATGAGGCTCAGCGGCTTCAAAGATAGAACATAGccggagatgatgaagaaggtTGATACGGCAAAGTGTCCGCCAGTGAAGAAGTTTCGAATGAAAGGGAACGCAGCCATGTAGTATTTGCTGTCGTAACCGAACCCATTGTCTAGGATGGAGTTTTGGTTTGTCCAGCCATGAACCCATAGCTCGTGGTGATGCCAGTACACAATGAAGGCTGCAAAGCCGCGAAGACCATCTAGATAGGCTGTCGGGCGCAGATTCTCGGCTATCGTAAAGCCCTCTGGTATCCGCTGGATGAAATTGATAAAGCGGCTAAGAGCCCGTTTGTGCTTGGGAA comes from Trichoderma asperellum chromosome 3, complete sequence and encodes:
- a CDS encoding uncharacterized protein (EggNog:ENOG41~TransMembrane:7 (o124-143i174-196o272-299i319-336o366-385i397-417o450-471i)), whose amino-acid sequence is MHEETILNTSKDWEEIKPDYDPESVKESKGYTIWKAPSYIPKHKRALSRFINFIQRIPEGFTIAENLRPTAYLDGLRGFAAFIVYWHHHELWVHGWTNQNSILDNGFGYDSKYYMAAFPFIRNFFTGGHFAVSTFFIISGYVLSLKPLSLMQAGEVTKLGDNLASAFFRRAPRLYLPIIAVILVYITSWHMFGLWVDGKTKAGSWTDEVWSFYLEFKNFTFVFKEGGVPWLSYNGHLWSIPVEFRGSMVIYASQLALSRCSKNARLWCEVALIYYFMFVADGAHFAMFCTGMLLCDLDLLAKKDDLPLFLYRLEPYKDFIWYHLLVFSLFLGGIPGENSDVENLRKSRGWYYLGWFKPQAVFDYKWFYLWIAASFLVAAIPRIAWLKRFFETRFCQYLGRISFALYMVHGPVLTILGDRLYAAAGWKTDEHLRHIPHWVDKLYLPKSGPLGLEVSFLVPNLILLPLTLALADAVTRWVDTPSVTFASWLYRKTLGCGTEPLLLGKQAKA